The Punica granatum isolate Tunisia-2019 chromosome 4, ASM765513v2, whole genome shotgun sequence genome has a window encoding:
- the LOC116203815 gene encoding DNA polymerase kappa isoform X2 produces the protein MDAFYAAVETLSDPSLKGKPMAVGSMSMISTANYEARQFGVRAAMPGFIARKLCPELIFVPTDFKKYTNYSDMIRKVFQKYDPNFLAASLDEAYLDITEVCKERNIPSDEIAKELRTTVFEETGLTCSAGVAPNRLLAKVCSDINKPNGQFVLPNDRMAVITFISSLPIRKIGGIGKVTENILRDVFGIKTCEDMLQKCGYLCALFSRSSADFFLSVGLGLGKTETPEVRMRKSISNERTFSATGDEALLYQKLAELSELLASDMKKEGLHGRTLTLKLKTAAFEVRTRAITLERYTCSSDDILKFASKLLKAELPASLRLIGLRISHFKEDKLGAPADPMQKTLRHFIKEGSSLRSDTNDRCFADDMETDFSIESHEINHRELGDESDRTDALDTNEKDCPRSKVCRDAMEITTVSSRCRGVDKANSPSAGRIDLIDHQLEESNSLEPDPSLPCMFEVGSSVEKTERGHSMFHNEEPPSSHQEGQFFWLNDYKCSLCGIELPSSFVEERQEHSDFHLAEKLQREESSIEPKSLTAMQREDPSCLGVFDLYYLWCNFCLHPSTPSEGGFRTVFRVALRDQTASRPKSKKRKASPKEGGHLPIHVFFGKMNQNF, from the exons ATGGATGCTTTCTATGCTGCTGTTGAAACATTGAGTGATCCTTCTTTGAAAGGAAAGCCAATGGCTGTTGGTAGCATGTCCATGATCTCAACTGCTAATTATGAG GCTCGCCAATTTGGGGTTCGTGCTGCCATGCCTGGTTTCATTGCACGTAAATTGTGCCCGGAACTAATTTTCGTTCCTACAGATTTCAAGAAGTACACTAATTACAGTGATATGATTAGAAAAG TCTTCCAGAAGTATGATCCCAATTTTCTGGCTGCTAGTTTGGATGAAGCTTATCTTGATATAACTGAGGTTTGCAAGGAAAGAAACATACCCAGCGACGAA aTAGCTAAAGAGCTCAGAACCACTGTGTTCGAGGAGACCGGCCTTACTTGCAGTGCTGGAGTTGCTCCAAACCGCTTGCTTGCCAAG GTATGTTCAGATATAAACAAGCCAAATGGACAATTTGTCTTACCAAATGACCGGATGGCTGTGATCACATTTATCTCATCGCTTCCAATTCGGAAG ATTGGGGGCATAGGTAAGGTTACTGAAAATATCCTAAGAGATGTTTTTGGGATCAAAACATGTGAGGATATGCTACAAAAGTGTGGATATCTATGTGCTCTATTTTCTCGGTCCAGTGCAG ACTTCTTCCTTTCCGTGGGGCTAGGTCTTGGCAAGACAGAGACGCCTGAAGTCAGAATGAGGAAGAGCATTAGCAATGAGAGAACATTCTCAGCCACAGGGGATGAGGCTCTGTTGTATCAGAAATTAG CCGAACTTTCAGAGCTTCTTGCTTCTGACATGAAGAAGGAAGGTCTGCACGGACGTACACTAACACTTAAACTGAAAACTGCTGCTTTTGAG GTTCGAACAAGGGCCATTACTCTGGAGAGATATACCTGTTCAAGTGACGATATCTTGAAATTCGCTTCAAAACTTCTGAAGGCTGAACTTCCTGCATCTCTGAGATTGATAG GACTGAGGATATCTCACTTTAAGGAAGATAAACTTGGCGCTCCGGCTGATCCAATGCAGAAAACACTCAGACACTTCATCAAGGAAGGAAGCTCTTTGCGTTCAGATACTAATGACCGCTGTTTCGCGGATGACATGGAAACTGATTTTTCCATTGAGAGCCATGAAATAAATCATCGTGAATTGGGAGATGAATCAGACAGAACTGATGCGTTGGATACCAATGAAAAAGACTGCCCTCGGAGTAAGGTTTGTCGTGATGCAATGGAGATAACCACTGTATCTTCGAGATGCAGAGGTGTGGACAAG GCAAATTCGCCTAGTGCTGGAAGGATAGACCTGATAGATCATCAGCTTGAAGAATCAAACTCACTGGAGCCAGATCCTTCTTTGCCTTGCATGTTTGAAGTTGGCAGCTCTGTGGAAAAGACCGAGCGCGGGCATAGTATGTTTCACAATGAAGAACCACCTTCATCCCATCAGGAAGGACAGTTTTTCTGGTTGAATGATTACAAGTGTTCCCTTTGTGGGATTGAATTGCCCTCATCATTTGTTGAGGAAAGGCAGGAGCATTCTGACTTTCATCTTGCTGAGAAGCTTCAGAGGGAGGAATCTTCCATTGAACCAAAGTCACTCACGGCGATGCAAAG GGAGGATCCTAGCTGTCTCGGTGTATTTGATCTTTATTATCTTTGGTGTAATTTTTGTCTTCATCCAAGTACGCCATCTGAAGGTGGGTTTCGAACGGTTTTCAGAGTTGCTCTGAGGGACCAAACTGCAAGTCGACCCAAAAGTAAGAAACGCAAGGCATCTCCaaaggaaggtggacacctcCCAATTCATGTGTTCTTCGGGAAGATGAATCAGAACTTCTAA
- the LOC116203815 gene encoding DNA polymerase kappa isoform X1 codes for MKEKAIESTPSDPGARPWQSYNTVYTNAKAGMEGVDKEKVQRVVYEMSKGSKYFENEARKEAEMRQKIERMRAQCEKLSAAELAHFQMLADNRVVELEATRDLTKIWLHVDMDAFYAAVETLSDPSLKGKPMAVGSMSMISTANYEARQFGVRAAMPGFIARKLCPELIFVPTDFKKYTNYSDMIRKVFQKYDPNFLAASLDEAYLDITEVCKERNIPSDEIAKELRTTVFEETGLTCSAGVAPNRLLAKVCSDINKPNGQFVLPNDRMAVITFISSLPIRKIGGIGKVTENILRDVFGIKTCEDMLQKCGYLCALFSRSSADFFLSVGLGLGKTETPEVRMRKSISNERTFSATGDEALLYQKLAELSELLASDMKKEGLHGRTLTLKLKTAAFEVRTRAITLERYTCSSDDILKFASKLLKAELPASLRLIGLRISHFKEDKLGAPADPMQKTLRHFIKEGSSLRSDTNDRCFADDMETDFSIESHEINHRELGDESDRTDALDTNEKDCPRSKVCRDAMEITTVSSRCRGVDKANSPSAGRIDLIDHQLEESNSLEPDPSLPCMFEVGSSVEKTERGHSMFHNEEPPSSHQEGQFFWLNDYKCSLCGIELPSSFVEERQEHSDFHLAEKLQREESSIEPKSLTAMQREDPSCLGVFDLYYLWCNFCLHPSTPSEGGFRTVFRVALRDQTASRPKSKKRKASPKEGGHLPIHVFFGKMNQNF; via the exons ATGAAGGAGAAGGCGATCGAGAGCACGCCGAGCGACCCTGGAGCCCGGCCATGGCAGTCTTACAACACCGTCTACACCAACGCCAAAGCAG GAATGGAGGGCGTTGATAAGGAAAAGGTGCAGCGGGTTGTGTACGAGATGAGCAAAGGATCCAAGTACTTCGAGAACGAGGCGCGCAAGGAGGCTGAGATGAGACAGAAGATAGAGAGAATGCGTGCTCAGTGTGAGAAACTCTCAGCTGCGGAATTAGCTCATTTTCAGATG TTAGCTGATAACAGAGTCGTTGAGCTAGAAGCCACGCGAGATCTGACAAAAATTTGGCTGCACGTAGATATGGATGCTTTCTATGCTGCTGTTGAAACATTGAGTGATCCTTCTTTGAAAGGAAAGCCAATGGCTGTTGGTAGCATGTCCATGATCTCAACTGCTAATTATGAG GCTCGCCAATTTGGGGTTCGTGCTGCCATGCCTGGTTTCATTGCACGTAAATTGTGCCCGGAACTAATTTTCGTTCCTACAGATTTCAAGAAGTACACTAATTACAGTGATATGATTAGAAAAG TCTTCCAGAAGTATGATCCCAATTTTCTGGCTGCTAGTTTGGATGAAGCTTATCTTGATATAACTGAGGTTTGCAAGGAAAGAAACATACCCAGCGACGAA aTAGCTAAAGAGCTCAGAACCACTGTGTTCGAGGAGACCGGCCTTACTTGCAGTGCTGGAGTTGCTCCAAACCGCTTGCTTGCCAAG GTATGTTCAGATATAAACAAGCCAAATGGACAATTTGTCTTACCAAATGACCGGATGGCTGTGATCACATTTATCTCATCGCTTCCAATTCGGAAG ATTGGGGGCATAGGTAAGGTTACTGAAAATATCCTAAGAGATGTTTTTGGGATCAAAACATGTGAGGATATGCTACAAAAGTGTGGATATCTATGTGCTCTATTTTCTCGGTCCAGTGCAG ACTTCTTCCTTTCCGTGGGGCTAGGTCTTGGCAAGACAGAGACGCCTGAAGTCAGAATGAGGAAGAGCATTAGCAATGAGAGAACATTCTCAGCCACAGGGGATGAGGCTCTGTTGTATCAGAAATTAG CCGAACTTTCAGAGCTTCTTGCTTCTGACATGAAGAAGGAAGGTCTGCACGGACGTACACTAACACTTAAACTGAAAACTGCTGCTTTTGAG GTTCGAACAAGGGCCATTACTCTGGAGAGATATACCTGTTCAAGTGACGATATCTTGAAATTCGCTTCAAAACTTCTGAAGGCTGAACTTCCTGCATCTCTGAGATTGATAG GACTGAGGATATCTCACTTTAAGGAAGATAAACTTGGCGCTCCGGCTGATCCAATGCAGAAAACACTCAGACACTTCATCAAGGAAGGAAGCTCTTTGCGTTCAGATACTAATGACCGCTGTTTCGCGGATGACATGGAAACTGATTTTTCCATTGAGAGCCATGAAATAAATCATCGTGAATTGGGAGATGAATCAGACAGAACTGATGCGTTGGATACCAATGAAAAAGACTGCCCTCGGAGTAAGGTTTGTCGTGATGCAATGGAGATAACCACTGTATCTTCGAGATGCAGAGGTGTGGACAAG GCAAATTCGCCTAGTGCTGGAAGGATAGACCTGATAGATCATCAGCTTGAAGAATCAAACTCACTGGAGCCAGATCCTTCTTTGCCTTGCATGTTTGAAGTTGGCAGCTCTGTGGAAAAGACCGAGCGCGGGCATAGTATGTTTCACAATGAAGAACCACCTTCATCCCATCAGGAAGGACAGTTTTTCTGGTTGAATGATTACAAGTGTTCCCTTTGTGGGATTGAATTGCCCTCATCATTTGTTGAGGAAAGGCAGGAGCATTCTGACTTTCATCTTGCTGAGAAGCTTCAGAGGGAGGAATCTTCCATTGAACCAAAGTCACTCACGGCGATGCAAAG GGAGGATCCTAGCTGTCTCGGTGTATTTGATCTTTATTATCTTTGGTGTAATTTTTGTCTTCATCCAAGTACGCCATCTGAAGGTGGGTTTCGAACGGTTTTCAGAGTTGCTCTGAGGGACCAAACTGCAAGTCGACCCAAAAGTAAGAAACGCAAGGCATCTCCaaaggaaggtggacacctcCCAATTCATGTGTTCTTCGGGAAGATGAATCAGAACTTCTAA
- the LOC116203816 gene encoding pre-mRNA-splicing factor ATP-dependent RNA helicase PRP16, translating into MLEDDMRKTPLRDLQITNIPPVLSDLKIAAQSERAEAKTYCCCSNGKSEMSRREDRDSDPKRRRSRFDREPSPKRSRRDGKSMTGREPSDRNAGPREHVEQDEKHRRRLQDPLPLEAPPSTNAKVDSEPTSKESPKKGHGNSEGTKPSSGPTEVPRSRSYFQHDERNIAGSGGRSSSRRSTSDRGWWKDTRDQHVKASDRTMTNDSRRDDGSRRGDDDASVWRHDGFYEMEANPNPPHPPPALGARKRPAFREQKVPTEAQDVHKSKTEAVGPTSTGYSNERKEGRSRYSNHRERPERTFARDSARPNRREDLREGFVPRERFGGGNKNRGRDTSNGRQGYSRSGNNDVRIEKWKHDLFDEANRSPSPKNEEDRIAKIEALLAS; encoded by the exons ATGTTGGAGGACGACATGAGGAAAACGCCCCTACGAGACCTCCAAATTACGAATATACCCCCCGTTTTATCCGATTTGAAGATTGCAGCCCAGAGCGAGAGAGCTGAAGCTAAGACCTACTGCTGCTGCTCGAACGGCAAATCGGAAATGTCTCGACGGGAAGATCGGGACTCCGACCCCAAACGGCGTCGGTCGCGGTTCGACCGTGAGCCCAG TCCTAAGAGGTCCAGGAGGGATGGGAAATCGATGACAGGGAGAGAACCTAGTGACCGTAATGCAGGTCCCAGAGAGCATGTGGAACAGGATGAGAAGCACCGCCGCAGACTGCAGGACCCACTGCCACTCGAGGCACCTCCTAGCACAAACGCTAAAGTGGATAGTGAACCTACAAGCAAGGAGTCACCGAAGAAAGGTCACGGCAACTCTGAGGGCACTAAGCCCTCTTCTGGTCCAACTGAAGTGCCTCGGTCGAGATCTtactttcag CACGACGAGCGTAATATCGCTGGCTCTGGTGGTCGAAGCTCCAGTCGCAGATCAACTTCTG ATCGTGGATGGTGGAAAGATACAAGGGATCAGCACGTAAAGGCATCAGATAGGACAATGACTAACGATTCAAGAAGAGATGATGGTTCACGTAGAGGAGATGATGATGCCAGTGTGTGGCGCCACGATGGGTTTTACGAGATGGAGGCTAATCCTAACCCACCACATCCACCACCAGCACTAGGAGCCCGTAAGAGGCCTGCATTTCGAGAGCAAAAAGTTCCCACAGAAGCCCAAGATGTTCATAAATCGAAAACAGAGGCTGTTGGGCCGACCAGTACCGGCTACTCCAATGAGAGGAAAGAGGGGAGAAGCCGTTACTCAAACCACAGGGAAAGACCTGAAAGGACATTTGCGCGAGACAGTGCACGGCCAAACAGGAGAGAAGATTTGAGAGAGGGGTTTGTGCCGAGAGAGAGATTTGGTGGCGGAAATAAGAATAGGGGAAGAGATACGTCTAATGGACGGCAGGGTTACTCTCGCTCAGGTAATAACGATGTTCGCATTGAGAAGTGGAAGCACGATTTGTTTGAtgaggccaacaggagcccatCCCCGAAGAACGAAGAGGACCGGATTGCCAAGATTGAAGCTCTCCTGGCATCATAG
- the LOC116203817 gene encoding uncharacterized protein LOC116203817 — protein MEGLIPYLMHAMRKQRPQHSYRCLSDASNRSYHLLTGSDSHDGSSHRRTRSEFLPPASASMMEFSEQRSAFESPRGLNRASVASTSTTTGSSFAGKSYGSTKNFNNISDLRHRR, from the coding sequence ATGGAGGGTTTGATTCCATATCTTATGCATGCCATGAGGAAGCAGAGGCCTCAGCACAGCTATAGGTGCCTCTCTGACGCCTCCAACCGGAGCTACCATTTGCTCACTGGGAGCGACTCCCACGATGGCTCATCCCACAGGAGGACCCGATCTGAGTTCCTGCCGCCGGCTTCTGCTTCCATGATGGAGTTCTCCGAGCAGAGGTCTGCTTTTGAGTCGCCGCGGGGCTTGAACAGAGCATCAGTGGCCTCCACTTCAACAACTACTGGGTCAAGTTTCGCAGGCAAAAGTTATGGATCCACCAAGAATTTCAACAATATCTCTGATCTCCGCCACCGGCGATGA